The Patescibacteria group bacterium genome has a segment encoding these proteins:
- the yidD gene encoding membrane protein insertion efficiency factor YidD: MLILAKKIILACLRLYQNTLSPDHGVMAHAHPDGFCRFYPTCSEYAYQTIDKHGVVVGSFRAIWRVIRCHPFSRGGVDPVK; the protein is encoded by the coding sequence ATGCTAATATTAGCCAAAAAGATTATTCTTGCCTGTTTACGACTATACCAGAACACCCTATCCCCCGATCATGGTGTCATGGCGCACGCCCACCCGGACGGATTTTGCCGGTTTTATCCCACGTGTTCCGAATACGCCTACCAAACAATTGACAAGCACGGGGTAGTTGTCGGTTCATTCCGAGCCATTTGGCGAGTAATTCGTTGCCATCCCTTTAGTCGGGGTGGCGTTGATCCAGTAAAATAA
- the rpmH gene encoding 50S ribosomal protein L34, translating into MPKRTYQPKKRRRQKRLGFRARMSTSAGRKVLRRRRQKGRQRISA; encoded by the coding sequence ATGCCAAAAAGAACATATCAGCCAAAAAAACGGCGCCGCCAAAAACGACTGGGATTTCGAGCTCGGATGTCAACGAGCGCGGGGCGAAAAGTCTTGAGGCGGCGGCGTCAGAAGGGTCGCCAACGAATTTCAGCTTAA
- the dnaA gene encoding chromosomal replication initiator protein DnaA: protein MTKEQLWEAVLGELELTLSKANFTTWFKNTFIADLDDQSLVIAVPNSFTKTWFENKYNPQISKIILKLTNNQVSSVQYRIESSRTHMAAPKQAMAALTNDGADIIPAGIIQPEATASIVVSSDGLNPRYTFDNFVVGKGNELAKAAAQAVADKLGLVYNPLFIYGGVGLGKTHLMQAIGHQVLAKSKGKKVVYVTCERFTSEFIQAISRGDLVDFKDRFRGVDVLLIDDIQFLAGKEGTQEEFFHTFNTLHHANKQIVISSDRPPKAIPALENRLISRFEWGMIVDISQPDFETRMAILEQKCQERNYRLDPPIMHFIANSVQNNIRELEGALNRMMAYHDLNHTTPTLDSTKTLLASLTSRPKGGSVVPKQIISTVASFYDIKIEDITGASRKKELVTPRQIIMYLLREELGCSYPLIGHELGGRDHTTAMHAHTKIGLEVETNEKIQQDITLIKQRLYNTA from the coding sequence ATGACCAAGGAACAACTCTGGGAAGCTGTTTTGGGTGAATTGGAGCTCACCTTGAGCAAAGCCAATTTCACCACCTGGTTCAAAAACACATTTATTGCCGATCTCGATGACCAATCGTTGGTGATCGCCGTACCCAACTCTTTCACCAAGACCTGGTTCGAAAACAAGTACAATCCTCAGATTTCAAAGATTATTTTAAAACTCACCAACAACCAGGTGAGCAGTGTTCAATATCGGATCGAGAGTTCTCGCACCCACATGGCCGCACCTAAACAGGCTATGGCTGCTTTGACAAACGACGGTGCCGATATCATCCCAGCTGGAATAATTCAGCCTGAGGCTACCGCGTCAATCGTGGTCAGCAGTGACGGACTCAACCCGCGCTATACTTTTGATAACTTCGTGGTTGGGAAGGGGAATGAGCTGGCTAAGGCGGCCGCCCAAGCGGTAGCCGACAAACTCGGCCTTGTTTACAATCCCTTGTTCATTTATGGCGGCGTCGGTTTGGGCAAAACCCATCTGATGCAAGCGATCGGTCACCAGGTGCTGGCCAAAAGCAAAGGCAAGAAAGTGGTCTATGTCACCTGCGAGCGCTTTACCAGCGAATTTATCCAAGCCATTAGCCGCGGTGACCTGGTTGACTTCAAGGATCGCTTTCGGGGCGTCGACGTATTATTGATCGACGATATTCAGTTCTTGGCCGGCAAGGAAGGCACCCAGGAAGAATTTTTTCACACTTTCAATACTCTGCATCACGCCAACAAACAGATCGTGATCAGTTCCGACCGGCCGCCCAAGGCTATTCCCGCCCTGGAAAATCGCCTGATTTCGCGCTTTGAGTGGGGCATGATTGTTGACATCAGCCAACCTGATTTTGAGACTAGAATGGCCATTTTGGAGCAAAAATGCCAGGAGCGCAACTACCGCCTCGACCCGCCAATCATGCATTTTATTGCCAATAGCGTCCAAAATAACATCCGCGAACTTGAGGGGGCGCTTAATCGCATGATGGCCTACCACGACCTAAACCACACCACGCCCACCCTCGACTCCACCAAGACGCTGCTGGCCAGCCTGACCAGCCGACCTAAGGGCGGTAGCGTAGTACCAAAACAGATTATCAGCACCGTGGCGTCATTTTATGACATTAAAATTGAAGACATCACCGGCGCCAGCCGTAAAAAAGAATTAGTGACTCCGCGCCAGATTATTATGTACCTGCTGCGCGAGGAGCTAGGCTGCTCGTATCCGCTGATCGGCCATGAGCTGGGCGGACGCGATCACACCACCGCCATGCATGCCCACACCAAGATCGGGCTCGAGGTTGAGACGAATGAAAAAATCCAGCAGGACATTACTCTGATCAAACAGCGCCTGTACAACACTGCGTAA
- the rnpA gene encoding ribonuclease P protein component, with translation MLPRKQRLVREADFRRVYRKGATAFSPSIVLKAAPNDLMVTRFGIVVSLKVSKKAVDRNRIKRQISEVIRLRLAKIKTGRDILLIVKKGQNIDNYDEVNHNIEQLLQKTRLYV, from the coding sequence ATGCTGCCTCGAAAACAGCGATTGGTTCGGGAGGCTGACTTCCGGAGGGTATACCGCAAAGGGGCGACCGCGTTTTCGCCCAGTATTGTTTTAAAGGCCGCTCCAAACGATTTGATGGTGACTAGGTTTGGCATCGTAGTCTCATTAAAGGTTTCCAAAAAGGCAGTTGATCGAAACCGAATAAAACGACAGATAAGTGAAGTTATAAGACTAAGATTAGCCAAAATAAAAACAGGTCGCGATATTCTGTTGATTGTAAAAAAAGGCCAGAATATTGACAATTATGATGAAGTTAATCATAATATAGAACAACTACTCCAAAAAACGCGGCTGTATGTATAA